Genomic DNA from Coffea arabica cultivar ET-39 chromosome 7e, Coffea Arabica ET-39 HiFi, whole genome shotgun sequence:
TGTAATCCTCCTCGTATAGCTCTGGGGCCATGAATTCTGGGGTGCCAACCATTGTACGTGCACAATGACTCTTCCCCACAATTGCAGCCAATCCCAAATCACCAATCTTCACCTATATAAGTCAAAAACAAACTGTAAAGTTCCCCCCCGCAGAAATTTCAAGCAATTAACTAATATCACAATTTCCTAAGCCGCAAAAGGAAGAAAGTATTGCAAAATCAACTCCTGAGTTTTCTTTATCTAACCAAAAACTACATGTTCTACAAGGTTCAATTGAGAGGAGCGAGATAACAGTTGGCACGCGCACGCCTAATCTTATTGATCCTGGTCTCTATTTctaaaaagaaagcaaaatcaaACAATCTCATTTACTCCAACCTAATTTAAAATTTCACTCAGGCATATACTAATGCATTATCAGTAAAGGAGAGAACATTTACACCGTTGTCGTTATCTAGCAACtacatttccaaaatttcaacaacaTCCAAGCAAATACTGACAATAGCAATGACAGACAACTAATAAAAGATGTTTATACCTGTCCAATATTGCCATTGATGAACACATTGCTGCAATTCAGATCTCGATGAATGATACAGGGTTCATGAGTATGCAAATAGTCCAAACCCTTGAGAATTTGCCTGGACCATTTCTTCAATGCCTTCAACGAAACCTGCCTATGCTTTTTCCTGTACTCCCTCAAattcccagaagtacaaacttCAGTGATAAAATTCAGTGTTTTCTTTTCCTCGTCTCTCCACACAGAGTACAGGGCTATAATATTCTTGTTCTTTAATGTCCTCAGCAACCTAACCTCAGAATATAGCCTCTCAATCATAGCTTTATCATCAcagaatttctgcaatttcacTTGGTTCCAAGCCACCTCTATTCCTTCCTCTTGATCGAATGCCCTGTACACTTTCTTCACTGATCCTGAGCCCAGAAGCTCATTATACCGGCCATATCGGCCACTGGGATCAACCTCCACGAATGGCTCTGTGTCTGCATTGGCCGCATCAGAGCCCATGCTTGTTAGCTTCAATGAAACGACCAAAACTTTATTCAGATCCCAACAATAAAACCGATTAAGGCCTGATGACAAAAAAATTCTTACGACTTGGCAGCTTCAATAAATAAAAAGATCGAAACTTTATTCAAATCAAAGCAAACATAATACTAGTCAAAAGCAATACACAACCTTATGAGTGCCAATTGAAATGATGCAATCAATCTCTGGATCTCAATtttgtcttttcctttttttatataaatgaagcagataaaaaagaaaaaaaaaacgaaattcTAAGTAATTTGCAGGGACTCCAATTAACCGTCAAATTCCTAAATGCAAATTTACATAACAGCAATTATCCAACGATAAAAACTAACCAAATTTACGATTTCACAGGTTtatattcaaataaaaaaaagataaattcaTACTTATCCAAAAGATTTTCTTTAgctaaaaaaaaagagcagTACAACCGATTCTGAAAATCTTGTTAACGAAAGAACCACACAACTTCCCAAATAgcaaaagcaataaaagggaaaaaaaaaaccaacaatcCTAAACTTGACAATTCATAGAAAttttccgaaaaaaaaaaactcctaaaattcttactttctcatatttttgcatgaAGATCAGAGTTTCATGGTCAACCCAGAAATCCAGaagttttttctttatttttttttaaaaaaaattcaaaacctATGATGCGCAATCTTGACTTCTAAGGCAGTTCAAAGCTTTGTTAACGAGAAAGTAAACATGCCAACCATACGAAAACATGCACGAAATAGACCAAAAGCCCGGGGTGGTTGGGAGAACGACGAAAAAGATAGGATCTTTTACCATGTAGGGAGAAGGCCCAGAAGGGTGGATGAGAAGACTTTTGTCTTCTTCACTAAAGTCTAAACAGAAGCTTAGAGCTTACTGCTGCTTCCGTAAAAAGACGAGACAAAACATGCGACATTGAAAACGATGAAGAGTATTGAGGTGGCGGGTTATATAGTAGTACTTGGGACTAGGGGGAATTTTTGACTTGCTCGGTTGGGGGACTTGTCAGCCAAAGCCAGCTAGGGCTGCTGATTCTCGACGGCTCTGATTTACTGGGTCTTAACCCCTGTTCGGTGGGTTTTACTGTGGTTCTAAAACTCGAGGGTTATTACTTACCAGTGACTAATTACTAGCACTAATTTAGCACTACTAATTACTAGCACAAGTAAATTGTTTGCGCGTGGATAAATTTGTCCAATTCTGATTTACTTCTATTATGGATtcttcacccaaaaaaaaaaaaaaaaaaggaaagaagaataCACAAGAATGgattattatcattattgtAATCTCTATGATCAGAATTACAAAGTATATATATTGAACTGGTGAAGATAAATATTCCATGGGATTTGGCAATTCTTTGATTTGATTGAGTTTACAAATCCCACGTTTTGAGTGTGTGTGTGGGAAACTAATTGAACAAGATATGATAATGCATACATATTTATTAAGATTTGTTAGAAGATAAGAAGATCAAGACATATCCTCTAATAAGGAACAAGGTATGAGAGATAAAGGCTCCATATTACTACGTGGTGCTTCCctctatttccttttctttttaaccTGACAATTTAAGTTAGGACTGAAAGTTAATGCATCCTTCTATCCTTTTAGGCTGGCTTCATTTGCtaaggttttattttttattagcaTTTTTATTGGTACATAATTTTATGAACAAAATCAATCCCCCACCCCCATCCCCCTCTCTCCCGACCGGCTTccttttgttttacttttaCCGTGCCAAGCAAATATCTGTACATTTATATCAGTTGAATCGAATTTGGTTCGAGTGTTTGACGCCTTAAAGGCTTAAAAGCATATTTGCTAATAGCGCTcgtgttaagtgttttttttttttttttaaatcacttCAATTCCAAACGGGTTCTCTCGAGAACCAACATCAAATTAAGCCCATTTAGGATCCGCTCGGGTTCAATTATCCCCAAATTTGGTTCGGGCGGCATCCTGAATTCAAGTCACCCGACTTGTTTCCTCCATCTCGGAAGAATTCGATTTTGATTGCAATATATTCTTCACCCCTAATAAAATTCAATCTTTGTGACAAAAAAACAGAAAAGCGGGGGAAAAAATGGCGACGGCGACCACCCAGAAATCAATCTCAAAGGAACTAGAACTGGTCGATGGAAAAAAGGCCAAACTTAAATCAGCATTCGAAGAGCTTCAAGCCCATTATTCTGTCACCAATCTCAATTGGGAAGACTTAGATTCGTACTTCACCTCCCTCCAGTCCCACCTCCTCCACAAGTTCTCCCGCCTCCAATCCCAAAAACCTGACCCGAAACCCCTGTCCCAACCACAGCCCCAGCAGCCCAAACAGAAAGAAACTCCAGCCAAGGATTTGTCGAACCCAGTTCCGGCTCGGGCTGAATTGAAGTCTTTCTGTGAGAATATGGATGGGTTAGGGTTGAGAAATTATATACTCGACCGCCCCAGAGAACGGGCTGCTATTCGGGTCGAATTGGCGGACGCTTGGAAGTACGCGCCGGACCCAGCTAAAATGGTTGTCGATGCCGTGCAGGGGTTGATTGCGGATGATTCGGGTTCGGGTACGAGTGTGGACTTGGGTGGGTTGAGGAGGGTGGGCGTGGTTTTGTTAGAGGAGTTGATGAGGGCTAAAGTGGAGATTAGGGACGGGGTTAAGGAGAAGGCGAAGGCGATAGCGGCTGAGTGGAAGGGGAAATTGGCTGCCGCCAGTAGTGGTAGTGGTAGTGGTGGTGATGGTGGAGGTGAGGAGGATGGATTGGAAAAGTTGTGTTTTTTGCATATGTTGGCTGCATTTGGGTTAGTGGAGAATGATGGTTTTGACTTGAATGAGCTGGTTGAGTATGCTGCTGTAATCGCGAGGTATCGACAGGCTGTGGAGTTGTGTCGTGCCCTTAAGTTTGGCGATAAGATTTCTGGTAATTTTTTATTGTACTAATATGCTCATCATTTTTACTCACTTTGTGTAAGTGAATAATTTCTTAGGTTTTTGTACGCTTTTAGTGGTCATGCAGTGACACGTGATTATTTTCAGGGGATATTTGTTGAATTTATGGATATTTATTGTGGAAAGATTTGAAAAGGCTAGTAGCCATGTGGTTGTGAGCTGAATTTGAGTTAGGTTTTGCACCCTGGTTTTTATGTATTGCTTTGTTGATTATTTGTTGAATTTGCCTGCCTTCCATCACCTAAATTGGGGTGAAAGAAGTGGAATTCTATGTGTAAACTGTCTCTAACTGGGAATTGCATCTGGAATTTGGCTGTAAAATGGTGAATAGAGTTATCTAGAACTTGTAGAaacttttgcaatttttgtACCCGAACAATGGAAATGGACGAACACCTTAGGTTAACGTAACTATTTTGTGGAGAGAATTCTCGCTCCTTGTACTGACAGGATGCTTGTGCATGAGAAATAGAGCAGAGCCAGACTAAGCTGTGAAGTCCCCTGCAAGTTTTGTCTTAATTATCTTTGCATCAGGCTAAGCCTTAAAGTTTGTTAGTCATTACACAAATGATTGCATACTCTAATAAGAAAAATGTAAGGCATTTATGGAATATGCTCTTGGATTACCGCTGAATCTCTTCTGAATTGTctgataaatatatttttcctcGCTTGTTTGTGACAGACATAATTCAGAAACTTATTGGCGAGGGCAAACATCTTTTGGCTGTTAAGTTCATATTCCAATTTGAGATGACGGACAGGTTCCCACCGGTGCCTTTGCTGAAAACCTATGTATTAGATTCAAAGAAACTTGCTCAGAAAGTTCGCAAGGATGGAAAGAGTTCTCGTCAATCTTTAGTAATCTACTATACTTTAAAATGTCTTCTGTAGACTTCTTCACCGATTGAAATCTGCCTAAGTTGCTCAAGTAACCCATTCCTTCTTCCTTGTAGAATGAGGCAGCTGCAAAAGAAATTAGCTCGCTCAAATCAGTCATTAGAATTATTGAAGATCACAATTTGGAATCTCAGTATTCAAAGGACATCCTTCTGAAGCTTGTTGAGAAGCTAGAAAAAGAAAGGACAAGTAAGAAGCGACCTGCACCTGTCCCTGCAGTCAAAGCTCAACAACAGAAGCCCAATGTAGGTAAGCAGAGTAGGAAGATTGGAGCTGCTGGCCGGTCTACATTCCAAAAGAATGTTGCTACCAATCCAACTGTTCCAACAGTCCAACAACCTCATATGCAGATGGCAGGTTTATTGGCAGATCCATACCTCAGTACATCTGCAGCAGCCTATGGCTTGGCAGGCTCAACTCCTGCTGTTGCCCCATATGGAGGCACATCTGCTGGCATTTATGGGTTGCCAGGGACCCATATAGACCCTTCTGTAGCCGGTCTATACCCTTCTGAAACCTCCACGCGGCCTAGTTACTATGATAGGTCAGTTGTTTATGGTGGATATGGTTTCCCACCTCAGTACCATCAAGCTTACTATCCTCAGTAGTTTGCTTTTATAGATGGTCTCTTAATTTCCCCTGACTTTCTCCTGTGGCTAGCACAAAAGCATACTGCTTTTGGTGACCAGCATTTAGCAGATACTATACTTGGTTCTCGAAAGTTGCTGATATTTCAGTGATGGGTGGTACGCCTGAATTAATTTTCAGGTGTACATCCTTTTGGCATTTAAGAGATCACTTACTGATGATCAGTGATGCCTACCATATTCCCAAACTATCTTCCAGTTCCGATCCTTTTAGGCCACAATCATGTAGTTTCATTTGCATCCTGTGTGGCATAAGCACATAGTTCATTCCCATTCTTTTTCCCATAATCATGTGGTTTCACGTTGAAATTTGCTAAAAGAGATTTCTGGGGTTAACCACCATTGGAAACTGTTCCAGTTAAATATGTCTTTGTACCTTAATTACAGTTTTCATTTAGTCAGAATAGGTCAAacctttttttaatattattttgttCCTTTCTCTTATTTCTGTTGAAACGTGCAGCTAATTTGTTTTGTTAATCCTGATTAAGATATCATAATAATCCTGCCTCTCAGAACTTAAGAATATAAGCATGCCAGGAATTCTGTATTTACCACATGGATTGAAGTTGCAAATTTAAGTGGCCCGTTATTTTGTGTTCATGAGTTTATTTTGTACTAGGCTAGTTAAATGGGCTAGTTATTTTTAGTCTGAAGCTTGTAACGCTATGTATTGGTACTGCATCTTATCTTTAGAACTGAGTACTCTTTTTAATGCTCAGTGAGTGCAAGgtcaaatttttcttcaatcgaTGTTAGATGTATCTGCAAGCGCTGGTGCAGAACATCCATGGTTGATTTTTTTACCATCGACAGGCCTTTGTACATAAGTTTCCTTTTAGTGATGTAGCCTTTCACGTTAGAAATACATTTTCATCCTAGTGACATTAAGCTTTCATCATTGTCTTGTCGTAAATGAGAATCTTAGTGTCCATGACATAATTTACTTGTGTAGCAGAACCAATTGTTTTGCTGCCTTATATGCATGGGCAAACTTTTAAGTGGAATGCTTCTCCATGATGGGGAAGCTACTAGGCTGTGGGTCTTGTAGTTGGCTGATATGTTGACATGACTAATTGTTGATTGGGAACTTTTTGTGGAGGATATCATGACCGAAAGTGGACAAATTCTTGATCCTGTTTGTTTTGCATATTGAGAGCACATATTTAGGGTGTGCGTAACGGGTGCCATTTGCATTGGAGCTAAGGTTGTGAATTGTGATGCTGACTTGCTTCGGGCCTTGAGAGTAGTCATATTTGGCTGCCAACCTCGTTGTGTTGAACATCTCTAATAAAGTCTTGTCCATTCTGACAAACTTTTATCAGGAAATGGTGCAGAAGCCTTCTGCAAATCCAGATTCCACAGACCCTGAGATGGATAGGATCTTCTTCCTGCCCAGTCAAGCCCAAGCCCAAGCCCAAGCCCCCCAACACCCCCCAAAAACacccttcctctctctctctctctctctctaacacacacacacagagatgTGCAtgcatttaaaattttattgacaGAATAGTACTTGCTCTCATCTGTCTATTTGTAAACTCTAAAGATGTGGATTCAAACTGTGAAGTTTGTGAGAGTTGGGGTGTGATGTAATTATCTCAACTGTCTGATTTTAAGTCTATTTTATTGGCTGTTCCGGTGTTTTTAACAGATATGAGATgcttcactctctctctctctctctctctcatattCGACGAAGTATGCTTCCTATTTGATGGAAATAGCACCTTACAGGTGTCTAGTCTCTAGCAGGTATGTGCACATTAGGTCTCGAAATCTTGATGATATTACAACATGAAAATGcaagataaaaaggtgaatcGGCTATCATTCATAAGGTTTCTGTGGTTGTATGATATCCCAACACAACAAAACCTCTCAGAAAGTAGGTGGGGAAGTGCCTGGCGGTTGTAGCTGGAAATGGACACCTTTTGAAGTATTGGGAAACTGCTTTAGGCCTTGATTATATTTCTTGCGTCTCTGCTCTGCTAAAATCTAATTTTCACGGAATCTTAAGCTCCGATGTGGAGTCTTTtctagggggggggggggggggggaatgatATTCATAGCTTGTTAATTATGCTTTGCTTGTTTCAAGAAGCCTTCGTTTGCTACTACTGCGGGAGAGCTCTATCTAGTGGAGGGCTTTCTTCAAGAGGGCAAAGGCATTCTTTAGATAAATGGAGGGAATTCTTTAGCGTTCGGACTTCCTTTTGTTAAAGATTTGTACAAAGCCTGGAATTTAGAACCATAACATATGAGCAGCACGTAGTAGCACGAGACCATAACATAATGAGGTctgtcattttctttttccggGGCAGGCGAAAGCAAGGTTCGTTCATTACGTGCAACCAGAACTTTTGTTCAGTTTTAAACGAttccaaaataataataaaaccgAATAGAACTATTATTATTTAGTTGTAAATGATATAAATCTAAAGTTGAACGTGCATTATGACGCGTCTATAATATCATCTGACCAATCTTTGGTTgtctaagattttttttttttcagctcaaggttcctctattttttttctctcctttttacAGATACAGAAACCTTGCGGTGTGGTTTGAGCGTTACCTAAAGGGCATCTCTTGGCACAATAGCAATTGGAAGTTTCTCTTTTCCTCATTCGTTACAAGTTTTAGTCTCTTGACATGTTTTAGAGACCTGTTTAGTTTTGGTGGCATTTAAGGCCCTTAAAAGTTATTATAAAAGCGATTTTCTAAGTTTTGTAGTAATTTCTGGAGCCCGAGTGGCACACATATTCGTGAATTCTTTGAAGAATCACATGATGTTTATAGAACTGGAATAAAATAGTCCACTAAAATCTCTAAGGTTCTAGGAAGACAAATGATTTAGGTGAAATATTTTTGTGACTAGTAAAAGGTAACGTAGAATTcagggttaaaaaaaaaaaaagaaaggaagaaaacaagGAGAAGATGAGTGATGGGACATCAATAATGAAATCTTGCTTAATCAAGCAAAGATCTAAAGTAaacaaggaggaggaggaggaggaaattAAAAGAGAAGTAATGAAATTAAGTACTAGTAACAACAACTGACACTTGTTCGTCATTTGGAATTCGCTCCATGAAATGGAACCCAGTTTGCTTTCCCATGAATAACATATTGTCAcctaaactcttttttttttttttttttttttttcttttctaaaccaaaaacaaagaaagaaggtCACCTATGAGCCCTAATTTTTTCAGCATAAAATTCTCCAATTTTGATTTTATGGTAGCTTGTCAACGGGGAATGATGATTCTCCACCAATACTCAGGTTCTTTGCATCTAACTATTTGATCAGTCACCTAATAGTGATTTCTTAACCAAAAACGCAATTAGTACTATAGTTATCTTGATACAAAATCCATTAACCTCACACTTTACCACATATATTCGAATACATTCTTAATCTTAATTAGTCTTTAGCAACCCCAGTAAAACTGCTAAACCACTGGTCCCTTACTGACAAGTCTACTCTCGCACACAACTCCGTATTTACAATCATACCCCTAACACGGTGCAAAGACAAAAGCTTCATCCAGGAGCAGCGTATTTCTATCTACTCAATAAATACAAAGACATCGGTCCAATGCTAATCCACGCGCGAGGTTTCAGAGGAAAACTCGAATTTACTGAAGCACCCCTGAACGTAAGTTTACCAAAATAGCCCTCTCCCATTAAACAAGAAGCAGCAAAAAGAGGTCCTCCCTCGTCCTCCCACCATCGTTCTCTTCTGCTTTTCCCAATGGAAGAAGCCTCCTCACTGCAATCACGCTATCACTCCCCTCACGCCTTCGAACAGCTGCACCAACAGCAAGTAGAAGAACAGCAAAGTGGTGCTTGTTCGAATGTGGAGATGGACGGACGGCTGACTTCATCTCTCCAGCGAGTCAGGGAtggaaatggaaatggaaatggaaatTACTCAGAAGCTGCTGCAGCATACCACCACTCCGCCGCTGCCGCCGGTGGTGGCGGTGCTAAGTATAAGCTCATGTCTCCGGCCAAGCTCCCGATCTCTAGGTCACCTTGTACCCTCACAATCCCACCTGGGCTTAGCCCGACGTCGTTTCTTGAATCCCCTGTTCTACTCTCCAACATCAAGGTTAGCTTTTTATTTTAGATTAAATGGGTTATCTTCAGCTTTGATTTTACTTTTCAGTGGAAGAACAagagcctttttcttttccctctttaCTTTTGGTAGTAAAAATTAAACTAGCCTTAGCTTTAGGTTCAGATTCCGATCCGATACCCATTTTCTGTTTCATTTAGACACCGTACttcctaaaattaaaaaaaaatggctaCAAATATGAAAAAAGAATGGTTCTGAACTTGGACATCTTTTACAGctcaaatgttttttttttcctttttcttttttggttgggGGCCGAGGAGGGGGAATGGGATGGTGTTGTTGACGTCAAGGGTGTCGCGAAACTGAGTGTCTTGATGATGTTAGATGTCTGTCTTAGTGTCTAGTGGAGAATTTGAGGAATTGGATGTTGTGAAGGGCTGCTTTGTAAAATGCTTTGTAGTCTATTTGTGGATAGTACCATTTCAATTAATGATAGGATGTTTGGTTCCTTACATCACGTCGCAATTTGTCCGTTTTAATTCCTTTTTCCATCTTGGGCGCTCAGTAGACTGAGAATATGAAGTTTTCTAATGGGATGTCTGATTCTTATCATCACATTTCACTTTGTTGGGATCATTTCCTTTTTGTCTACCATCTCAGTGCTATGTGGAGAATATCTAGTTTATTATGTGCGAACTTGTGTTTTAGCGTGGATGTCTCAGGACGTAGATTCTGATGCTCGCACTTGAGGTGTATTGTATttgtttcttggtggatttATGCCTCATGTTCTCTAGAACATTTTGCTTTCTGGGTTTACTTTTTAAGCTTCAGTATTGTTTTTTCACATAATGAATCTTtgccttatttttctttttgggtgctTCCTTCTTTTCCGTTGTTGCTCTTATAGGGCAAATGATGTTGCATATGCATAAAATCACGTACTAAGTTGTTCTTGGCATCTAGAGAGGAACACATCTTTTCACTTCTGTTGGTGTGAAACTCATGAAACACATCTGATACGTTGAAGTTTTAGGTCTCATATTTCAAATTAATGAGCACTGTTGTTACTAAGAAGGGACCTACTTTCAATCATTCTTGAAATCACTCCTGGAGTGCCAGGACAATAAACATTTAAAGACTAATAATTTCCCTTCAGTTCCTCCCCCTGAAGATAGAGAGGCAAGAAGTTGGGGTGggaaaacagaagaaaaagattAACAATTGCTCTTTAATTTCATTCTGCTAATTCCTGTTTGTTGATTTTTTAGTACCTAATTCTGCTAACTTCACCCTTGTAATTTTGCAGGCAGAGCCTTCTCCAACTACAGGCACCTTTTCTATGCCTCAAATGATGCAAGGCTCTAGTGGGACATCCGGATTTTCATATCTCACAAACTGTTCCAGTCTGAATACTGTAAACAAGACGAATTCCT
This window encodes:
- the LOC113690152 gene encoding probable serine/threonine-protein kinase WNK11 isoform X2, encoding MLTSMGSDAANADTEPFVEVDPSGRYGRYNELLGSGSVKKVYRAFDQEEGIEVAWNQVKLQKFCDDKAMIERLYSEVRLLRTLKNKNIIALYSVWRDEEKKTLNFITEVCTSGNLREYRKKHRQVSLKALKKWSRQILKGLDYLHTHEPCIIHRDLNCSNVFINGNIGQVKIGDLGLAAIVGKSHCARTMVGTPEFMAPELYEEDYTELIDIYSFGMCVLEMVTLELPYSECDNVAKIYKKVVSGVRPQAMDKIKDPEVKAFVEKCLAKPRDRPSAADLLKDPFFDGIVDDDDDNAEDNIRL
- the LOC113690150 gene encoding FRIGIDA-like protein 1 isoform X1; this encodes MATATTQKSISKELELVDGKKAKLKSAFEELQAHYSVTNLNWEDLDSYFTSLQSHLLHKFSRLQSQKPDPKPLSQPQPQQPKQKETPAKDLSNPVPARAELKSFCENMDGLGLRNYILDRPRERAAIRVELADAWKYAPDPAKMVVDAVQGLIADDSGSGTSVDLGGLRRVGVVLLEELMRAKVEIRDGVKEKAKAIAAEWKGKLAAASSGSGSGGDGGGEEDGLEKLCFLHMLAAFGLVENDGFDLNELVEYAAVIARYRQAVELCRALKFGDKISDIIQKLIGEGKHLLAVKFIFQFEMTDRFPPVPLLKTYVLDSKKLAQKVRKDGKSSRQSLNEAAAKEISSLKSVIRIIEDHNLESQYSKDILLKLVEKLEKERTSKKRPAPVPAVKAQQQKPNVGKQSRKIGAAGRSTFQKNVATNPTVPTVQQPHMQMAGLLADPYLSTSAAAYGLAGSTPAVAPYGGTSAGIYGLPGTHIDPSVAGLYPSETSTRPSYYDRKWCRSLLQIQIPQTLRWIGSSSCPVKPKPKPKPPNTPQKHPSSLSLSLSNTHTQRCACI
- the LOC113690152 gene encoding probable serine/threonine-protein kinase WNK11 isoform X1, which codes for MQKYEKLTSMGSDAANADTEPFVEVDPSGRYGRYNELLGSGSVKKVYRAFDQEEGIEVAWNQVKLQKFCDDKAMIERLYSEVRLLRTLKNKNIIALYSVWRDEEKKTLNFITEVCTSGNLREYRKKHRQVSLKALKKWSRQILKGLDYLHTHEPCIIHRDLNCSNVFINGNIGQVKIGDLGLAAIVGKSHCARTMVGTPEFMAPELYEEDYTELIDIYSFGMCVLEMVTLELPYSECDNVAKIYKKVVSGVRPQAMDKIKDPEVKAFVEKCLAKPRDRPSAADLLKDPFFDGIVDDDDDNAEDNIRL
- the LOC113690150 gene encoding truncated FRIGIDA-like protein 1 isoform X2, with translation MATATTQKSISKELELVDGKKAKLKSAFEELQAHYSVTNLNWEDLDSYFTSLQSHLLHKFSRLQSQKPDPKPLSQPQPQQPKQKETPAKDLSNPVPARAELKSFCENMDGLGLRNYILDRPRERAAIRVELADAWKYAPDPAKMVVDAVQGLIADDSGSGTSVDLGGLRRVGVVLLEELMRAKVEIRDGVKEKAKAIAAEWKGKLAAASSGSGSGGDGGGEEDGLEKLCFLHMLAAFGLVENDGFDLNELVEYAAVIARYRQAVELCRALKFGDKISDIIQKLIGEGKHLLAVKFIFQFEMTDRFPPVPLLKTYVLDSKKLAQKVRKDGKSSRQSLNEAAAKEISSLKSVIRIIEDHNLESQYSKDILLKLVEKLEKERTSKKRPAPVPAVKAQQQKPNVGKQSRKIGAAGRSTFQKNVATNPTVPTVQQPHMQMAGLLADPYLSTSAAAYGLAGSTPAVAPYGGTSAGIYGLPGTHIDPSVAGLYPSETSTRPSYYDRYEMLHSLSLSLSHIRRSMLPI
- the LOC113690152 gene encoding probable serine/threonine-protein kinase WNK11 isoform X3 — encoded protein: MGSDAANADTEPFVEVDPSGRYGRYNELLGSGSVKKVYRAFDQEEGIEVAWNQVKLQKFCDDKAMIERLYSEVRLLRTLKNKNIIALYSVWRDEEKKTLNFITEVCTSGNLREYRKKHRQVSLKALKKWSRQILKGLDYLHTHEPCIIHRDLNCSNVFINGNIGQVKIGDLGLAAIVGKSHCARTMVGTPEFMAPELYEEDYTELIDIYSFGMCVLEMVTLELPYSECDNVAKIYKKVVSGVRPQAMDKIKDPEVKAFVEKCLAKPRDRPSAADLLKDPFFDGIVDDDDDNAEDNIRL